One genomic window of uncultured delta proteobacterium includes the following:
- a CDS encoding SNF2-related protein, which produces MAPKALEKNMSDETRVATILREFLADAVPEYIQEGARELLGHGIQKLNLKKSGSHWDVEGTIQGEDFQTYSPKLSIDINEGTINPLCNCEDSFSSVCRHVAAVAMKLLETLESVDTDTDTPQAPVSRNEWRQTFRPFFATALEPESGRHYLIFRIYPEPGRLQVALFRARQNKSGLSTVHAEITLEQLLQNPEWCDLSPELPKIAELIGHNTDYYGHRIDIPDGLLNWFFWGIRKEYFVFWEDTDNPCRISTHTMQLKINPEFKDGGGLHFILTLHQENKPPLPISGSNITFHGQTPLWICWKRTFYPVHTDLPLPLLRVLLEEPPVVSQEDIPEFLDRVWTKLPSSSLHGQEDFLERMEPVFIPSRYAPKLYLDEEGSLLTVTIQNIYETIHGEFELPGPNPDFQTGSYTHEGGTYLLRREQEEENALLSVLIEMKFLPRSSRVWFLEPEEAINFLLDAYPSLVEKYRVYGEKALSRYKVRLSQPVINTVLTSNEKDKWFNLDVTVQYDEQNVALEEVWRAWVQGKRYVQLKDGSYTSLPKAWLEKVGHKLQVLGFDPDKPPKQKFEQFEVSALDSLLDDMPNAVTDSFWQTLRSKIHDFKGIDLVAPPKGLNATLRPYQVQGLSYLNFLREYGFGGILADEMGLGKTIQTLSFIQLMLERGAEGPNLIVVPTSVLPNWEREAEKFVPGLKRLVIYGTRRENMFTRIDSSDLVMTTYALLRRDLEELEKHEFNAIFLDEAQNIKNPNTITAKSVRNIKAGLKICLSGTPIENNLFELWSLFEFLMPGFLGAQHAFQRGVVRPIKEGDSEPLEFLRSRVKPFILRRTKSEVAKDLPPKVENTYYCALAEEQAELYGMLTKRLKEQIMASVDEKGIAKSQISILDALLKLRQICCHPRLLKLNIPGVNTNLPSGKFDAFKDMVTDIVEEGHKVLVFSQFVQMLHIIRSWLQISEIPFCYLDGTSKDRFEQVDKFNNSPEIPIFLISLKAGGTGLNLTGADYVIHYDPWWNPAMENQATDRTHRIGQTRQVFAYKLICQNTVEEKILQLQESKRGMAEAIIPGQNSWKSLTRDDLEMLFDV; this is translated from the coding sequence ATGGCACCCAAGGCCCTCGAGAAAAATATGTCTGACGAAACACGCGTGGCAACCATATTGCGGGAATTCCTCGCGGACGCCGTTCCTGAATATATTCAGGAAGGCGCCCGCGAGCTGCTCGGGCATGGCATCCAGAAACTCAACCTGAAGAAAAGCGGCTCCCACTGGGACGTGGAAGGGACCATCCAGGGCGAGGACTTCCAAACCTACAGCCCGAAGCTCTCCATCGACATCAACGAGGGAACGATCAACCCCTTGTGCAACTGCGAGGATTCCTTTTCCAGCGTCTGCCGCCACGTGGCCGCCGTTGCCATGAAGTTACTGGAAACGCTGGAAAGCGTCGATACCGATACGGACACCCCCCAGGCCCCCGTTTCCCGCAACGAATGGCGCCAGACGTTCCGGCCGTTCTTCGCCACCGCCCTGGAGCCGGAATCCGGCCGCCATTACCTTATTTTCAGAATATACCCGGAACCGGGCAGGTTGCAGGTGGCCCTTTTCCGGGCCAGGCAGAATAAATCCGGCCTGTCCACCGTGCACGCGGAAATAACCCTGGAACAGCTCCTCCAGAACCCCGAATGGTGCGACCTTTCGCCGGAACTGCCGAAAATTGCCGAACTCATCGGCCATAACACCGATTATTACGGCCACAGAATCGATATACCCGACGGCCTCCTGAACTGGTTTTTCTGGGGCATCCGCAAGGAATATTTCGTCTTCTGGGAAGACACGGACAACCCCTGCCGGATCTCCACGCATACCATGCAGCTCAAGATCAACCCCGAGTTCAAAGACGGCGGGGGGTTGCACTTCATCCTGACCCTGCACCAGGAAAACAAACCGCCGCTGCCCATCAGCGGGTCGAACATAACCTTCCACGGCCAGACCCCGCTCTGGATCTGCTGGAAGCGCACCTTCTACCCCGTGCACACGGACCTTCCCCTGCCGCTTCTGCGCGTGCTGCTGGAAGAGCCCCCGGTGGTTTCCCAGGAAGATATCCCGGAATTTCTCGACAGGGTCTGGACCAAACTTCCCTCTTCCAGCCTGCACGGGCAGGAAGACTTCCTGGAACGCATGGAACCGGTGTTCATCCCGTCCAGATACGCGCCCAAGCTGTACCTTGACGAGGAAGGGAGCCTGCTCACCGTCACCATCCAGAATATTTACGAAACGATCCACGGCGAGTTCGAACTGCCCGGCCCCAACCCGGACTTCCAGACGGGCAGCTACACCCACGAAGGCGGTACCTACCTCCTGCGCCGCGAGCAGGAAGAGGAAAACGCCCTCTTGAGCGTGCTCATCGAAATGAAATTCCTGCCCAGGAGCTCCCGCGTCTGGTTTCTTGAGCCCGAGGAAGCCATCAACTTCCTGCTCGACGCCTACCCCTCCCTGGTTGAAAAATACCGGGTCTACGGCGAAAAGGCTTTGTCGCGCTACAAGGTCCGCCTCTCCCAGCCGGTCATCAACACTGTGCTGACCAGCAATGAAAAGGACAAGTGGTTCAACCTGGACGTGACGGTCCAGTACGACGAGCAAAACGTGGCCCTGGAAGAAGTCTGGAGAGCCTGGGTGCAGGGCAAGCGCTACGTGCAGCTGAAGGACGGCTCCTACACCTCGCTCCCCAAAGCCTGGCTGGAAAAGGTCGGGCACAAGCTCCAGGTGCTCGGGTTTGATCCCGACAAGCCCCCCAAGCAAAAATTCGAGCAGTTCGAAGTTTCCGCGCTGGACAGCCTCCTGGACGATATGCCCAACGCGGTCACGGACTCCTTCTGGCAGACCCTGCGGTCCAAGATCCACGACTTCAAGGGGATCGACCTTGTCGCCCCGCCCAAGGGGTTGAACGCGACGTTGCGCCCGTACCAGGTGCAGGGGCTTTCCTACCTCAATTTCCTGCGCGAATACGGGTTCGGCGGCATTTTGGCGGACGAGATGGGGCTGGGCAAAACCATCCAGACCCTGTCCTTCATCCAGTTGATGCTGGAGAGAGGGGCAGAAGGCCCGAACCTGATCGTGGTGCCCACCTCCGTTCTGCCGAACTGGGAGCGCGAGGCGGAAAAGTTCGTCCCCGGCCTGAAACGCCTTGTCATTTACGGCACGCGGCGCGAGAACATGTTCACCAGGATCGACTCCTCGGACCTGGTGATGACCACCTACGCCCTGCTCCGCCGCGACCTTGAGGAGCTGGAAAAGCACGAATTCAACGCGATTTTCCTTGATGAAGCCCAGAACATCAAGAACCCCAACACGATCACCGCGAAATCCGTCCGCAACATCAAGGCCGGGCTGAAAATATGCCTCTCGGGCACGCCGATCGAGAACAACCTCTTTGAACTCTGGTCCTTGTTCGAATTCCTGATGCCCGGATTCCTCGGCGCCCAGCACGCCTTCCAGCGCGGGGTCGTCCGGCCCATCAAGGAAGGGGACAGCGAGCCGCTGGAATTTCTGCGCTCGCGGGTCAAGCCGTTCATCCTGCGCCGGACGAAATCGGAAGTGGCCAAAGACCTGCCGCCCAAGGTGGAAAACACCTACTACTGCGCTCTCGCCGAGGAGCAGGCCGAACTGTACGGCATGCTGACCAAGCGGCTGAAAGAGCAGATCATGGCCAGCGTGGACGAAAAAGGCATCGCCAAGAGCCAGATATCCATCCTGGACGCCCTCTTGAAGCTCCGGCAGATCTGCTGCCACCCGCGCCTTTTGAAACTGAACATCCCCGGCGTGAACACCAACCTGCCCTCCGGCAAGTTCGACGCCTTCAAGGACATGGTCACGGACATCGTGGAGGAAGGCCACAAGGTGCTGGTGTTCTCCCAGTTCGTGCAGATGCTGCACATCATCCGCTCCTGGCTCCAGATCAGCGAAATTCCCTTCTGTTACCTTGACGGCACCAGCAAGGACCGCTTCGAGCAGGTGGACAAATTCAACAACTCCCCGGAAATCCCCATTTTCCTCATCTCCCTCAAAGCCGGGGGGACCGGCCTCAACCTGACGGGCGCGGACTATGTCATCCACTACGACCCCTGGTGGAACCCGGCCATGGAAAATCAGGCGACGGACAGAACGCACCGCATCGGCCAGACGCGGCAGGTGTTCGCCTACAAACTTATCTGCCAGAACACCGTTGAGGAAAAAATTCTGCAGTTGCAGGAAAGCAAACGCGGCATGGCCGAAGCCATCATTCCGGGCCAGAACTCCTGGAAATCCCTGACGCGGGATGACCTTGAGATGCTTTTCGACGTATAG
- a CDS encoding exported hypothetical protein (Evidence 5 : No homology to any previously reported sequences): MPLAVPGSTLFPCKRRRRILAALFAVLGMAMAAPVAIPDAPGLVQVAYGASASSIALPPPVDKMLDVILGYPPSIAPGNSPDDPQRPQTQPAKPKTPQNIMPIFLGMPYRQDGIINDDGRYATFNAPGVVLATPGLNCSGLVLAASRIVLEKNITVAEAIRDREGDSGPDAPDGHDWDFGFDLIMNISEGWPRALLAPGGLVAASKTTGKTVPAFDPHAAAFSVEFLPHIRENGFYLVSFSRHKTPDSPPYLHYHTGIIVREGEAVWLYSTTHNSGKVIRHNLAAPEGLARFRESFKNTKGSYKRLTVVSIGR; the protein is encoded by the coding sequence GTGCCCTTAGCCGTTCCCGGCTCCACTCTTTTCCCGTGCAAACGGCGCCGCCGGATACTGGCGGCGCTCTTTGCCGTTCTAGGCATGGCAATGGCCGCGCCTGTCGCAATACCAGACGCGCCCGGCCTGGTACAAGTTGCCTATGGCGCGTCGGCCTCCTCCATCGCCCTGCCCCCGCCCGTCGACAAAATGCTCGACGTTATCCTGGGATACCCGCCCAGTATTGCGCCGGGCAACTCCCCGGACGATCCGCAACGGCCGCAGACCCAACCGGCCAAGCCCAAAACGCCGCAAAACATCATGCCCATATTTCTGGGCATGCCCTACAGACAGGACGGCATCATCAACGACGACGGACGCTACGCGACCTTCAACGCGCCCGGGGTTGTTCTGGCGACGCCCGGGCTCAATTGCAGCGGGCTTGTGCTCGCGGCGTCGCGCATTGTGCTGGAAAAAAACATCACCGTGGCGGAAGCCATACGCGACCGGGAAGGCGACAGCGGCCCGGACGCGCCGGACGGGCACGACTGGGATTTCGGCTTTGATCTTATAATGAACATCAGCGAAGGCTGGCCGCGGGCGCTTCTTGCTCCGGGCGGCCTTGTGGCCGCTTCAAAGACGACCGGCAAAACCGTTCCCGCCTTCGACCCGCACGCTGCCGCCTTTTCCGTCGAATTTCTGCCCCATATCCGGGAAAACGGGTTTTATCTCGTTTCCTTCAGCCGCCACAAAACGCCGGATTCCCCCCCGTACCTGCACTACCATACCGGCATCATCGTGCGCGAGGGGGAGGCCGTCTGGCTCTACAGTACGACGCATAACAGCGGCAAGGTCATCCGCCACAACCTCGCCGCGCCCGAGGGGCTGGCGCGCTTCCGGGAAAGTTTCAAAAATACCAAGGGCAGCTACAAGCGGCTGACCGTCGTCTCCATAGGCAGATGA
- the cydB gene encoding Cytochrome d ubiquinol oxidase, subunit II encodes MLETIWFVLWGLLWAIYFMLDGFDFGLGTLMPFLAKNDAERRIMYNAAGPFWDGNEVWLITAGGVTFAAFPTAYAVMFSALYAPLLLLLFGLIIRAVSFEFRNKVDSDSWRKAWDTCHFVGNALPALLLGVAFGNLFLGIPIDGAGVYHGNILKLCNTYGLMAGILFVLMFCMHGMLWLSIKSTNVMHERAIGTAKTIWPWVTGVSVVFLIMTWTYTDLFSNYTAMPLLFVLPLAAVACLVASRVMMQRRKVVHAWGCSAGFIGLVTLFGVVGMFPRLIPSSLDPAFSLTIHNAASSPLTLKIMLVVALLTVPIVIGYQTWVFLTFSHKVTEEELASPNAYYY; translated from the coding sequence ATGTTGGAAACTATCTGGTTCGTCCTCTGGGGATTGCTCTGGGCCATCTATTTCATGCTGGACGGGTTTGATTTCGGTCTCGGGACGCTTATGCCCTTCCTGGCGAAAAACGACGCGGAGCGCCGCATTATGTACAATGCCGCCGGTCCCTTCTGGGACGGCAACGAAGTATGGCTTATCACCGCGGGCGGCGTGACGTTCGCGGCGTTCCCGACGGCCTATGCCGTCATGTTCAGCGCGCTCTACGCGCCGCTCTTGCTCCTCCTGTTCGGGCTTATCATCCGGGCGGTTTCCTTCGAGTTCCGGAACAAGGTCGATTCCGACAGCTGGCGCAAAGCCTGGGATACCTGCCATTTTGTGGGTAACGCCCTACCCGCCCTTCTTCTGGGCGTGGCCTTCGGCAACCTGTTCCTCGGCATCCCCATTGACGGCGCGGGCGTCTACCACGGCAACATCCTGAAGCTGTGCAACACCTACGGCCTCATGGCCGGCATCCTGTTTGTCCTGATGTTCTGCATGCACGGCATGCTGTGGCTTTCCATCAAGTCCACGAACGTCATGCACGAGCGGGCGATCGGCACGGCAAAAACCATCTGGCCGTGGGTGACGGGAGTCAGCGTTGTCTTTCTTATCATGACCTGGACCTACACCGACCTTTTCAGCAATTACACCGCCATGCCGCTCCTGTTCGTCCTGCCGCTCGCGGCCGTGGCCTGCCTCGTCGCCTCCCGCGTCATGATGCAGCGCCGGAAAGTGGTGCACGCCTGGGGATGCAGCGCCGGGTTTATCGGCCTGGTCACCCTGTTCGGGGTTGTGGGCATGTTCCCGCGCCTTATCCCCTCCAGCCTGGACCCGGCCTTCAGCCTGACGATCCATAACGCCGCGTCCAGCCCGCTGACGCTCAAGATCATGCTCGTGGTCGCGCTGCTGACGGTCCCGATCGTTATCGGCTACCAGACCTGGGTCTTTTTAACCTTCTCGCACAAGGTAACGGAAGAGGAGCTCGCATCCCCCAACGCGTATTACTATTAA
- the cydA gene encoding Cytochrome d ubiquinol oxidase subunit 1, with product MDVVFLSRLQFAVAVFFHFIFVPLTLGLSLIIALMQTKYYRTGDEVYKRMAKFWGKLFLISFALGVVTGITLEFQFGTNWAGYSKYVGDIFGSLLAIEATVAFFLESSFLAVWHFGWERVSKKIHLAAIWIVALAGNVSAIWIILANGWMQHPVGYVIRNGRAEVDGLSGFFQILTNPFAWGQFFHTVFAAWMLGGFFVLGISAWHLVRKNETELFTRSFRFGAAFALIFSVLVALQGHSHGMAVAKYQPPKLAAMESHWETVKGAPMYLLVVPDQKNQRNAVELFGIPGVLSFMAYGSFCAEVKGLNDYPVEEHPPVLLTFLSFRAMVGLGSLFPLLAILAWFWKNKIPEKQWFGKILPWCIPLPWIAIMAGWTLAEVGRQPWIVWGVMKTKDAVSPVPTSSVAISLLAFIAIYSVLGCIAIWLLRKYARLGPPKLQPAPAPGETATPAGGE from the coding sequence ATGGACGTCGTTTTTCTCTCCCGATTGCAATTCGCGGTCGCCGTCTTTTTCCATTTTATTTTCGTCCCGTTGACATTGGGATTATCGCTCATCATCGCGCTCATGCAGACCAAGTATTACCGGACCGGTGACGAGGTCTATAAACGCATGGCAAAATTTTGGGGCAAGCTGTTCCTGATAAGCTTCGCCCTGGGGGTTGTAACGGGCATAACCCTGGAATTCCAGTTCGGCACCAACTGGGCCGGGTATTCCAAATACGTGGGCGACATTTTCGGCTCACTGCTGGCGATAGAAGCCACGGTGGCCTTTTTCCTGGAATCCAGCTTCCTGGCCGTCTGGCATTTCGGCTGGGAACGGGTCTCCAAGAAGATCCACCTGGCGGCCATCTGGATCGTGGCGCTGGCGGGCAACGTCTCCGCCATCTGGATCATCCTGGCCAACGGCTGGATGCAGCACCCGGTGGGCTACGTCATCCGCAACGGCCGGGCCGAAGTGGACGGGCTCTCGGGCTTCTTCCAGATCCTCACCAACCCCTTTGCGTGGGGCCAGTTCTTCCACACGGTGTTTGCCGCCTGGATGCTCGGCGGGTTCTTTGTTCTGGGCATTTCCGCCTGGCACCTTGTGCGCAAGAACGAGACCGAACTCTTTACCCGCTCTTTCCGCTTCGGGGCGGCCTTCGCGCTGATTTTTTCCGTGCTTGTCGCGCTGCAGGGCCACAGCCACGGCATGGCCGTCGCCAAGTACCAGCCGCCCAAGCTCGCCGCCATGGAATCGCACTGGGAGACGGTCAAGGGCGCGCCCATGTACCTCCTGGTCGTTCCTGACCAGAAAAATCAACGGAACGCCGTCGAGCTCTTCGGCATACCCGGCGTTCTCAGCTTCATGGCCTACGGCAGCTTCTGCGCCGAGGTCAAAGGGCTCAACGACTATCCCGTCGAGGAGCACCCGCCGGTGCTGCTGACCTTCCTCTCCTTCCGGGCGATGGTGGGCCTCGGCAGCCTCTTCCCGCTGCTCGCGATTCTCGCCTGGTTCTGGAAAAACAAGATCCCGGAAAAGCAATGGTTCGGCAAAATCCTGCCCTGGTGTATTCCCCTCCCCTGGATCGCCATCATGGCCGGCTGGACCCTGGCGGAGGTCGGGCGGCAGCCCTGGATCGTCTGGGGCGTCATGAAGACGAAGGATGCCGTCTCTCCCGTGCCGACGTCTTCCGTGGCCATCTCTCTCCTGGCCTTTATCGCCATTTACTCCGTGCTCGGCTGCATCGCCATCTGGCTCTTGCGCAAATACGCGCGGCTCGGCCCGCCCAAACTCCAGCCGGCGCCCGCTCCGGGAGAAACGGCCACACCCGCAGGAGGTGAATAA
- a CDS encoding hypothetical protein (Evidence 5 : No homology to any previously reported sequences), whose translation MENGYTSHTMTDEEARQILHSLLAERGIAVPAPGERGSETDTRRLVERILSPEASGALPEALARALAETFDAAAKAARDAPAANGDTEKN comes from the coding sequence ATGGAGAACGGATACACTTCACACACGATGACAGACGAAGAGGCCCGGCAGATTCTCCACTCCCTCCTCGCGGAAAGGGGCATAGCCGTCCCCGCGCCCGGAGAGCGGGGCTCGGAAACGGATACCCGCCGCCTGGTGGAACGCATCCTTTCGCCCGAGGCTTCGGGCGCATTACCGGAGGCGCTGGCCCGCGCCCTGGCTGAAACGTTTGACGCCGCCGCCAAGGCCGCGAGGGATGCCCCTGCCGCGAACGGCGATACTGAAAAAAACTGA
- a CDS encoding conserved hypothetical protein (Evidence 4 : Homologs of previously reported genes of unknown function): MKYLIAEDFAGQPVPFIFPDRVTHADMREQLPYTRILSAGYVTFRNGEFACSDGDAELGLFARAEDAAIIAASFSPAPKEKSC, from the coding sequence ATGAAGTATCTCATTGCCGAAGATTTTGCCGGGCAACCCGTGCCCTTTATCTTTCCGGACCGGGTCACGCACGCCGACATGCGCGAACAGCTCCCCTACACCCGCATTCTTTCCGCGGGGTATGTCACGTTCCGGAACGGCGAGTTTGCTTGCTCCGACGGCGACGCGGAGTTGGGCCTCTTTGCCCGGGCCGAGGACGCCGCCATCATCGCCGCGAGCTTTTCCCCGGCGCCCAAAGAAAAGTCCTGCTGA
- the cobH gene encoding Precorrin-8X methylmutase translates to MERLQPQKDPAAIERRSFAIIDAEAGDPKPFSGLCWEVARRLVHTTADFSILDNLIISDAAVLAGVTALREGRPVFTDTRMALAGVPERRLTPLGVKAACLLTLPGVAERAQKAGITQSRAAVELAGDLLENAILAVGNAPTTLIALIQYLREGGKAPALVIGMPVGFVNAAESKELLLEETGLHSIVIRGRRGGSPLAAATVNALAEIALRGRA, encoded by the coding sequence ATGGAACGGCTGCAACCGCAAAAGGACCCGGCTGCCATTGAACGGCGGTCATTTGCCATAATCGATGCCGAAGCGGGGGATCCCAAACCCTTTTCCGGCCTCTGCTGGGAAGTGGCGCGCCGCCTTGTACATACCACCGCCGATTTTTCCATCCTGGACAATCTCATCATCAGTGACGCCGCCGTGCTGGCCGGGGTTACAGCGCTGCGGGAAGGCCGCCCCGTGTTCACGGACACGCGCATGGCCCTCGCCGGCGTGCCCGAACGCCGCTTAACGCCCCTCGGTGTCAAGGCCGCCTGCCTGCTCACCCTGCCCGGCGTTGCCGAGCGCGCCCAAAAAGCCGGTATCACCCAGTCCCGCGCCGCGGTAGAGCTTGCCGGGGATCTGCTTGAAAACGCCATCCTCGCGGTGGGCAATGCGCCGACCACCCTTATCGCGCTGATCCAATACCTTCGGGAAGGCGGCAAAGCCCCGGCGCTGGTTATCGGCATGCCGGTCGGCTTCGTCAACGCGGCTGAATCCAAGGAACTGCTGCTTGAGGAAACCGGCCTGCATAGCATCGTCATCCGCGGCAGGCGCGGCGGCTCGCCGCTCGCGGCGGCCACGGTAAACGCCCTGGCGGAAATAGCCCTGCGCGGCCGGGCGTAA
- a CDS encoding putative Chemotaxis protein CheX (Evidence 3 : Function proposed based on presence of conserved amino acid motif, structural feature or limited homology) → MPLPRTAILKKTERNSMRDVEIAKHFVKATTTILATMAGITAAPGKPYVKKDQVACGDISAIIGVTGPRNGTISVSFSAAGATALVMGMLGEDVEDLAQDMQDAVGEVANMISGQARAAIAEEGLVLQGSTPSVVVGKDHTIHHITKAPVMAIPFATPDGEFTVEFCLA, encoded by the coding sequence ATGCCCCTGCCGCGAACGGCGATACTGAAAAAAACTGAGCGGAACTCTATGCGTGACGTCGAAATAGCGAAACACTTTGTCAAAGCCACTACCACCATTCTCGCCACCATGGCGGGAATAACCGCAGCGCCGGGCAAACCGTATGTGAAAAAAGACCAGGTCGCCTGCGGTGACATCTCGGCCATCATCGGGGTGACAGGCCCGCGCAATGGCACCATTTCCGTGTCTTTTTCCGCCGCCGGGGCAACGGCCCTTGTCATGGGCATGCTCGGCGAGGATGTGGAAGACCTGGCCCAGGACATGCAAGATGCCGTCGGCGAGGTGGCCAACATGATTTCCGGCCAGGCCAGGGCGGCCATCGCCGAGGAAGGTCTTGTCCTGCAAGGATCGACGCCTTCCGTTGTCGTCGGCAAGGACCATACGATACACCATATTACCAAGGCGCCCGTCATGGCCATTCCCTTTGCCACGCCGGACGGGGAATTTACCGTTGAATTCTGCCTTGCCTGA
- a CDS encoding conserved membrane hypothetical protein (Evidence 4 : Homologs of previously reported genes of unknown function) — protein sequence MFLTCTFSGMLLGVFVPFLAEPLAWFPRASMIAMLFMSFLAVDGREALQNLIHYPLAVFLLVLLKLFIMPVVCWGLFHLILPEYALGAALVGGAATAVVAPFFAFMVQADFILVMVGLVTTSLLVPFAMPLVFTFIGVLAGVQGGIQVDLPGKAMMLNLSVMMLAPFVSAQIIRRVQPALTGIILRRRQGLFFFGSSLTTMVIFAQYSSVILNTPHHVLMAFVCAGLAGAAVFAVATAATFWLPPPKQLAFVISCVAINNIVVLIIAVDFFSAPEALTTAIYAAPLFLSLPFYRLLGRLRGHNPQ from the coding sequence ATGTTTCTGACCTGCACTTTCAGCGGCATGCTGCTGGGAGTGTTCGTGCCGTTTCTGGCGGAACCGCTGGCCTGGTTCCCCCGGGCCAGCATGATCGCCATGCTGTTCATGAGTTTTCTCGCCGTGGACGGGCGCGAGGCTTTGCAAAACCTGATCCATTATCCTTTGGCGGTTTTCCTGCTGGTTTTGTTGAAACTGTTCATCATGCCCGTGGTTTGCTGGGGGCTTTTCCACCTTATTTTACCGGAATACGCGCTCGGCGCGGCGTTGGTCGGGGGCGCGGCAACGGCCGTGGTCGCCCCGTTTTTCGCTTTCATGGTGCAGGCGGATTTTATCCTCGTCATGGTGGGACTCGTCACGACGAGCCTTCTGGTTCCCTTTGCCATGCCCCTGGTGTTCACCTTTATCGGGGTGCTGGCAGGGGTGCAGGGCGGCATTCAGGTGGATCTGCCCGGCAAGGCCATGATGCTGAACCTGTCGGTCATGATGCTGGCTCCTTTCGTGAGCGCGCAGATTATCCGGCGCGTGCAGCCCGCGCTTACCGGAATCATTCTGCGCCGCAGGCAGGGGTTGTTTTTTTTCGGCTCGAGCCTGACGACCATGGTTATTTTCGCGCAGTACTCGTCCGTCATTCTCAATACCCCCCACCATGTCCTCATGGCCTTCGTCTGCGCCGGGCTGGCCGGCGCGGCCGTTTTCGCCGTGGCGACGGCGGCCACGTTCTGGCTGCCGCCGCCGAAACAACTGGCGTTTGTCATCAGTTGCGTGGCCATCAACAACATCGTCGTGCTTATCATCGCCGTGGATTTCTTTTCCGCGCCGGAAGCCTTGACCACGGCCATATACGCCGCGCCGCTTTTCCTCTCGCTTCCCTTTTACAGGCTGCTGGGCAGGCTGCGGGGGCATAACCCGCAATAG